In the Deltaproteobacteria bacterium genome, CTTCTCTCCCCTCCTCCCCGCCCCTGCAGGAGTTTCTCCCTTTCCGCTTATCTCCCGGATGAGCCCTGCGGAAACCAGGCTGTACAACGCCTTGCAGGTTTCAAAGGTTCCGATTCGGCCGAGATGGATCAGTTTCTGTACATCCCGCGTACCTTCCACCAATTGATAAATCCGGACCTCTGCCGGGCTGAGCGGAAATTCCTGATCCAGGGTCTCCTTCCGGTCGGACAGGTTCTCTTCCTGTCCCTCCTCAAACATTCGGTCAATTGCACGATCCAGATCCTGTGCAGAAGCATCGATCATTCTCTTCTCGTCGGTCTTCTCAAAGATCCGGCTGTAATCATGAATGACCTTCCGCACCAGGGGCCATTCATCAATGATCCGCATGGCCTCCATGAGAATCTTCTCACAGGAGAGGGGAACCATATTGGTATGGTCATAGGTCACCGAAGGTTGCTGCGCAAAACGGTAGATTCCCTCCTGCCAGTCGAAAATCCGGTAGACCGTCTCCCGAACCTGAAGTTGAATCATGCTGGCCAGATCTTCCGCCCGGACCAGGTTCTCTTCTACCAGAATATGACCCAGTTTCCGTCCCGTCTCTTTCTGCCGGGCCAGTGCCCTTTCAAGATCCTGTTTCGAGAGAAGCTCCGATTCCACCAGCGCCCACCCGATGAGATCACTTTTCTTTTTTCGATAGGATTCCGCCGCCACCACCATCCCCGCCTCAAAGGTGAGGGTCGCCGTATCCTCCCCAGCGGTCAGCGTAAGGATTCCTGTCTTCTTCTGCATCCCGATCAACTGCAGGATATCCGTTATGCCGAAATCTTTGATGTTTCCTTCAAGAGCCATGAGTTCTCTCAACTTACAAAAGGGGAGAGCGATCAATCCTGTAAACGATAGAGATGAAAACAAGACAACAGATAGACAACCATCACCGGCAGGAGCAACCAGAGATGCCGGCTCCAGGGCACTGCTTCAAAGACCATGACACCCGGGGGCAGGATCGACCGAAAAAATCCGGAAACCAGAAGACAGACCACCAGGAAGAGTATGACAAAACCGGTAACCGGCCGTCCGAAATAAATATGGCCGCCGCCGGGAATCAGGATTCCGAGGATCCTCCCCTTTTCCACCTTCCGTTCCTTGTAACTCAGAATTTCAATGATCTTTCGCGTCCGCATCTTGACATCCACCCCCGCACCTTTTCCAAAAATATAGGCACATTGTGAGCAGATCGCCTCACGACGCCGGTGACTCTGGCATTTTCGGCAAAAGACGACACCGCATTTTCCGCAACGCCGGGAATAACCGCGGAAACGCCGGAGCAGATGAAGGAGCAATGCCACCGGAAGAATCAGCAAGACCAGTCCACCCCGGACAATGATCTTCTTCAGAACCCCTCCTTGCGACCGGTCGGCCGGCCCGACCGAGAAGAGCGTCTTGAAAAAACCATTCCAGAGATTCCGGTCGGGCAGGACCGTATCAATCACCATCCGGTTGTAATTCGGGCCCAGGATCTTCACATAATAGGAGACTTCTGCAGGATTCAGTTTCCGGGCTTTGAAATACTCACTGTCACTTTTATCGAGGAGAAAGAGTTCCCGCTGGACAGCACTGAGATTGAAATGAAAAGCCGCCTCCCTCGGATCGAGAGCAATCGCCTCGTTGTACATTTCAACGGCCTTTTTCAGGTTGCGCATAGCATAATAGACATTCCCGAGATTATTGTAATAATCCGCCTCGTTCCCATTCTGATGAATCGCCTTTTCCAGAACCTTCTTCGCCTTTGCATACTCTCCCCGTTTTTTGTAAGCCGTCCCCAACATGAAAAAGGCTGCGTCATCCTTTGGGAATTGTTCCGTCAGACGGGCCAGACCGGCCACCGCTGCGTCATCGGCGTCTCCGTCCCGATGACCGAGAATCGACTGCATACGATCACTGGACAGATGTTCCACCCCTCTCTGCAGCATATCCGTCCAGAGGGGTGTTACCAGAAGAAAAAACAAAAAGAAAAGATGGATGAACCGTTCTTTCCTGCCCGAATAACTCCAGAGGAGGATGAGCCAGAGGACACAGACACCGAAGAGTCCTCCCCCCAGCAGGAGGGGGGCGGACAAGAGGCAAGCCATGATAATCAACAACCCGGCACGGCTTGGATCGCCCGGCAGCAGTTCGTACAAATCATGATACAACATCCGGCCATACCGGAGCAACACCACAAGATAGAACACCCCGAAAAAGACAACACCGGCCATCAGGAGAAGAAAGAGACCGTCCATGATCAGGAGTGCGGCGAATTCAAATGAAAGGACCAGGCTCTTTCCCGTCCGGAAAGCCTCCTCCAGGACTCGGAACAAATTTGCCGGGCTCTGCCGCCAGAGAAGTTCCGCGAGTTTCCAGTGGGTTTCGGGAAGATCTCCGGCAAAGTCCTCGGCCTTACGACAAAGGCTCAGTGCCTTCTGATAATCTCCCTGAAGTGAGAGAAAATCCGCCTCACGCAACAAGGATGCCGCAAAAGTTCGCACTCGAATCGCTCCCAGATCGACCAGCTGCTCATGGATACGATTCAGCAAAAGATCGCTGAGCTTATCATTGCCCAGTGCGACGTAACGTTTTCGCAGAAACCATTCTTTTTGCAGTTTCTGAAAGAGGAGCGAAGGGCCCGTGCCGGAAAGTTCCGGGACGGGTCGTTTCAGAATTTCAGACGGAACCAGGAGGGGGGAATTATCCTGAATGACATCCATCCATTCATAAGAAACAACAGGGCCCGGGACCAGAAGATCGACGAACAAAAAGAGAACAAGGAAGAAAACCACGATCTTCCACACCGGCATGGACCGCGACACAGCCTGGTTCATCCTTCCTCCCCCCGCAAAAGACGGCGGATATTTTCCCGATGTCGGATCACCATCATCACCGACACCACCAATGCAAACCGAAACTGAATCATCTCTTTCGTCAGAAAAAAGGTTAACACCGGCAGCATCACCGCAACCGAAAGAGCACCGACCGAAGAGACATGGGTCAGAGCGAATGCAACCCCCCAGATCAGCAGTAAAAGCAA is a window encoding:
- a CDS encoding DUF4388 domain-containing protein, which codes for MALEGNIKDFGITDILQLIGMQKKTGILTLTAGEDTATLTFEAGMVVAAESYRKKKSDLIGWALVESELLSKQDLERALARQKETGRKLGHILVEENLVRAEDLASMIQLQVRETVYRIFDWQEGIYRFAQQPSVTYDHTNMVPLSCEKILMEAMRIIDEWPLVRKVIHDYSRIFEKTDEKRMIDASAQDLDRAIDRMFEEGQEENLSDRKETLDQEFPLSPAEVRIYQLVEGTRDVQKLIHLGRIGTFETCKALYSLVSAGLIREISGKGETPAGAGRRGEKGRGKKVLRNLAAYVIMFLFLLLLVFASRKPTGGLLTAITGGVGTSLGPIRNVYAVREMDRIFFACDVYFLEEQVLPEDPVELVRKGILHSAELFDPWGRKYRYRSRNRTIFLKSFGADGVEGTSDDIVKEHVL
- a CDS encoding tetratricopeptide repeat protein, which gives rise to MNQAVSRSMPVWKIVVFFLVLFLFVDLLVPGPVVSYEWMDVIQDNSPLLVPSEILKRPVPELSGTGPSLLFQKLQKEWFLRKRYVALGNDKLSDLLLNRIHEQLVDLGAIRVRTFAASLLREADFLSLQGDYQKALSLCRKAEDFAGDLPETHWKLAELLWRQSPANLFRVLEEAFRTGKSLVLSFEFAALLIMDGLFLLLMAGVVFFGVFYLVVLLRYGRMLYHDLYELLPGDPSRAGLLIIMACLLSAPLLLGGGLFGVCVLWLILLWSYSGRKERFIHLFFLFFLLVTPLWTDMLQRGVEHLSSDRMQSILGHRDGDADDAAVAGLARLTEQFPKDDAAFFMLGTAYKKRGEYAKAKKVLEKAIHQNGNEADYYNNLGNVYYAMRNLKKAVEMYNEAIALDPREAAFHFNLSAVQRELFLLDKSDSEYFKARKLNPAEVSYYVKILGPNYNRMVIDTVLPDRNLWNGFFKTLFSVGPADRSQGGVLKKIIVRGGLVLLILPVALLLHLLRRFRGYSRRCGKCGVVFCRKCQSHRRREAICSQCAYIFGKGAGVDVKMRTRKIIEILSYKERKVEKGRILGILIPGGGHIYFGRPVTGFVILFLVVCLLVSGFFRSILPPGVMVFEAVPWSRHLWLLLPVMVVYLLSCFHLYRLQD